The following nucleotide sequence is from Vitis vinifera cultivar Pinot Noir 40024 chromosome 14, ASM3070453v1.
TTTACTATAAtgtattttaattgtttttattttctaaatatttgtcTAAAAATGACTGAGAATAAAGcaatatagataaaaaaaaaattaaatatttaaaaatatagaaaataaatgaaaaatatttcagaCTCCTAAACATAAttctacaaaatatcaaaaataatcttcaaaatcaattgtcaaatctattttttagaagaaaaaaacaaaaacacttcCCAAATAAATTAGTTTCCTCGTAAACCTAACTAGTTACTTCCAATTACGGCAATCAATAATTCAAAcgatttttttcatgttttaccCTTAAATGACATAATTATAACAACCCAATCTTTTCGTGATATAACCATATTATACTAATCAATCACATTTAACTAACCTATAATTATTGTTAATTAAAAGCATAAATATAATCctattaataaatgaaattattaaaacctaatttaataataatattaataatattatggtAAAATCAGTAATGATCGATGCCCAcaaatagttttataaaaactatattataatataattatatatatatattttttaaataaatagtgtGTCAATGACGAACTTAAATCCTTATAAAATATAAACTCTAGtcactcatttttttcatttaaatattttagttaaaaaaagtatttatttttatttttgggataaatatgaaattacatTTTCATCCTGAGTGGCATGCCCGTTAATTCGATGAACGTAAGTGTTATTTCCTTAAGTTCATCAAAAATATCTTGCTCAGTTGCTCCAGATGTCCGAAATCTCTCGAAGTTTCCTTCGAAAAATCCAAAAAGGTCTTCACAGatatttctttctctctcctctctcctttcCTCTCTCTCTAACCTTAAAAGCCCCACGTCCGAGTCCCTCGGTCTTGGCCGACCTGTTCCGACCCGGACAATATGGATCCCGAAGGTGGATCCGCCGGATCTTGTTACTACTCCGTTCTCGGAATTCGCAGAGACGCCTCCTCCTCCGATATTCGCACCGCCTATCGGAAACTCGCTCTGGTTCGTCTTCCCTCCCCAAAGccgtctttttcttttctttccttttcttttctaggtgtattttttgttttttggggtTTTGATTTTTGGTGGGGTTTGTGAAGAAGTGGCACCCGGACCGGTGGGCGAAGAATCAGGCGCTGGCCGGCGAGGCGAAGCGGCGGTTCCAGCAAATCCAGGAGGCTTACTCAGGTGGGTGGTGACTTCATTTCCTGACGGCACTTCTCTGTGTTTTCCGTTTGATGGGGCCTAACGGGCGTTACTGGTGCCGTTTTCTCTGTGTTGCAGTTCTGTCTGATGCGAGCAAGAAGTCAATGTACGACGCTGGATTCTACGATCCGATGGAGGAAGATCAGGTTTGCTGTTTCCTTCTTCGGTGGTTTTCATCGGAGTTTGATCGGAGATGGataaaacggcgtcgttttgaaATCGAAGTGTCGGCGTTTTACATGCGGCGCCGTGTTTATTTCTTCCGTCGCCGGAGTGGCCCCCTCAAagcgattttttattttattttattttttttaaaaaagaaacgaaCTTTGTATTTTGTGTTGTTTTGGATTATTTCAGTGTAGTCCCTGAATTTTGTTAAATTCTGGAAACAGGATTTCTGTGATTTCATGCAAGAGATGTTATCTATGATGAACAATGTGGGAGACGAGGTAGGGATTTTACTCAATTTCTCGATTTACGAAGGCATGATTGCAAATTCTAAAAGGAAGTTTTACCTTTGCAGCCGGACAGTGTCGAGGACCTCCAGAAGATGTTCGTGGACATGGTCTCCGGAGACGCGTTTAATTTTGACTTCAACGTCAACGCAAATGCACCGTTTGCTCCCAAAAAGTCACCGGTAGCTGGATCCAACGGTGGCGCAGCAAGGCGCAGCAACTCTCGTCGCTAGTGCAGCCTCCAAATGCTTTCTTGCTTGGGGATTTCATGGGAATGTTGTGTTTATTGGTGTCAGTTTAGGCAATTTggctcagttttttttttttttttccctgattttttaaaaagttatggAGGCTGAAAATTGATACAAGTTGAATAAAAGCGCTCTTGATCTTTTGATCTTTTATTTAGGtgtttgttgttgttttctttatttttattttgtatattttatatCATGATATTGTgtgtaaatatttataaattatttttatttattgttctattttttttttttataatattttaattagtaTGAAATTTGGATAGaaattaatattcaaaaatcaatttaaaatatttgaaaacaaaacttTAATAATATTGGCATGTGACCCATGCCTTCTGTGTaaattaatggaaaaataaGGCTTTCTTGGCAAAAGAGGGAGCCACGTGGGCTGTGTTGacataaaattacaagaaaaattgaaattaaaatccGAATTTTATTGGGAATTTTGAGTCTTTACTCATATGGGCGGCCTCAATATTTTGATGGGTCATGAGGGGAGCCTCAAAATCTTGATGGGTATGTGAAGAAATAGCATTGGAGGCCCTAAATCTTTCATGGGTCTGTGAAGAAATACCATTGGAATTAACCCCAAATTTTGATTGGTTTGTGAACAAATATCAGCATTGAGGAGGGCAGAGGGCGGTGGTGGAGCAGAGGATTCTTTCGGCAGGAATGTGTGTCAGTGACGGCAGAGGCTTCTAGTTGCATGTGACATTGAATGGATATTTCATATTTGtctctacttttcctttttatttctgtGGTGGGTATGTGTTTGTGGCCTGAGGAATCTTTCAAAATCAATATCCAAATATCTTGTTTGTTTCATGATGTGAATGATGGCATCATTAAAATTTCTCTCCTTCTGCTAAGTTTAGGCAACATTGAGATGCCTGTTGTCCTTTTTCAACACCCAGTTCAGGTATCCTCTGATAGTGATGCCCATCTCTCCATGGGCCCTACGGGCCCAGTGGGAAAATGGGAAGTGGACTTTTGATATTGGCCCAAAAAATTTGGGCCCATTATGAGACTGGTTTACTTTTTTTTGACCTTTTTTGCCATCAGAGTGACGCCAATGCCATCTCTAAATGGAATTGGAATTGAAATAGGTTAATCTGTGGTGTTTTGCTCTCAATCTTGAGCTTGGAGTGAAGAATATCAATTTCAGGTTGGCTATGCTTTCATCCTTGAATGAGATTGTTTTAATTTGTTTGAATgttttttccttgtttcttGTAGCTTAAGTTAGTATGTATCAATTGTGTTTGGTACAATAACTTAAAAACTTACAAAGAAGATTGCACtaatatcaaaaataaaaaaagttgatttCCTAGTTCATTTCAAtcgaattttggaaattagaaaggTCTTTGTGGTCAATGAGACTTTTTAAGCTATACATCTTATTTTTCTAGATACTTCTCGcgattttttctttcatttttagcgtcctttttttatttaatttcttgttttaaagATAGCTTAAAAAACATGAGTAAGTTATGAAAACTTCTTTTtagtaatataaattttaaattattgtcaaacatgGATCATTTTATTAGACttatttattagaaattaataaaaaaacttacaatGGAtcatttagtaatttttaagtGAGAAATAAACCTTTTATGAGAACGGTGAATAATTCATTGATTTATTTCATCTGCTATTTGTGATCAAGTTCTTCATTCATGGTTCATGCTTGGTTGAATGATAATAAATTGCATGAATCCACTCTTTTTATATTAGAGTACTTTTGGATTTTAACACTTAatctttaatattattgatttgtaCTCCTTCAATTGCTATAGTTTTCttgctattattatttttttcgaTGTATTTTGACGTCTAAAATGATATTAGAAATGGATGGCATGGGAAGATTGATAACTTTATAACATGGCCACTTAAGAGTTCTAGTTGTTAATCCTCAAAAAATGGCTAATAGATGatgaaaaaaca
It contains:
- the LOC100247806 gene encoding uncharacterized protein LOC100247806 isoform X2, coding for MDPEGGSAGSCYYSVLGIRRDASSSDIRTAYRKLALKWHPDRWAKNQALAGEAKRRFQQIQEAYSVLSDASKKSMYDAGFYDPMEEDQDFCDFMQEMLSMMNNVGDEPDSVEDLQKMFVDMVSGDAFNFDFNVNANAPFAPKKSPVAGSNGGAARRSNSRR
- the LOC100247806 gene encoding uncharacterized protein LOC100247806 isoform X1 — encoded protein: MDPEGGSAGSCYYSVLGIRRDASSSDIRTAYRKLALKWHPDRWAKNQALAGEAKRRFQQIQEAYSVLSDASKKSMYDAGFYDPMEEDQDFCDFMQEMLSMMNNVGDEVGILLNFSIYEGMIANSKRKFYLCSRTVSRTSRRCSWTWSPETRLILTSTSTQMHRLLPKSHR